One region of Mustelus asterias unplaced genomic scaffold, sMusAst1.hap1.1 HAP1_SCAFFOLD_410, whole genome shotgun sequence genomic DNA includes:
- the LOC144486607 gene encoding uncharacterized protein LOC144486607: MDKPWKCEDCGKGFNYPYLLENHRHSHTGERPFICSVCGKGFTTSSHLLLHQRTHTEERPFSCSTCGKGFSCSSNLSAHQRVHTGERSFTCSLCGKDFAGPSGLWSHQRIHTGEKPFTCSVCGKRFTLSSNLLSHQRVHTEERPFSCTSCGKGFRSSSNLSAHRRVHTGERPFTCSPCGREFTNSSGLLSHQRIHTEENPFICTYCGKSFRQLSILTARQRTHTGERPFTCSMCGKGFTQSGSMHLHELTHTGERPFTCSVCGKGYTRSTDTKHFDWIQRNEIQRDRYLQLQRSASSIRVSDPGPVNHPGETVTDRAQYPDPLSGHFFARYRSPSKLESHRRSHTGERPFICSQCGEGFSHLSSLRTHQRVHTGERPFTCSQCGNGFTCSSHLRRHQRVHTAERPFTCPQCGKGFTCSSHLQTHQRVHTGERPSSCSHCGKGFTQLSNLRKHQRVHTGETPFSCPQCGEGFTCSSSLRRHQRVHTGERPFTCSDCGKGFSQSSNLVKHQRIHTGDRPFTCSVCGKGFTQSPHLLKHHHVHE; this comes from the exons atggacaaaccgtggaaatgtgaggattgtggtaaaggattcaattatccatacttgctggaaaaccatagacacagtcacactggagagaggccattcatctgttctgtgtgtgggaaaggattcactacctcatcccacctgctgttacaccagcgaactcacactgaggagaggccgttcagctgctccacctgtggaaaggggttctcatgttcatccaacctcagtgcacatcagcgagttcacactggggagagatcgttcacctgctccttgtgtgggaaggattttgctgggccatccggtctttggtcacaccagcgaattcacacaggagagaagccattcacctgttctgtgtgtggtaagagattcactctgtcatctaacctgctgtcacaccagcgggttcacacagaggagagaccgttcagctgcacttcctgtggaaaggggttcaggtcttcatccaacctcagtgcacacaggcgagttcacactggggaaaggccgttcacctgttccccgtgtgggagggaattcaccaattcatccggcctcctgtcacatcagcgaattcacactgaggagaatccatttatttgcacatactgtggaaagagtttcaggcagttatcaatcctcactgctcgtcaacgcactcacactggggagagaccattcacttgctccatgtgtgggaagggattcactcagtctggcagcatgcatttacatgagctcacccacactggggagaggccattcacctgctctgtatgtgggaagggatacactcggtca ACTGACACCAAACACTTTGACTGGATCCAGAGGAATGAGATCCAAAGAGACCGTTACCTCCAGCTGCAGAGATCAGCTTCATCCATCCGAGTGTCTGATCCGGGACCAGTAAACCATCCCGGGGAGACTGTCACCGACAGAGCTCAGTATCCCGATCCGTTGTCgggacacttctttgca agatacagatcccCATCTAAGCTGGAAagtcatcggcgcagccacactggggagaggccgttcatctgctctcagtgtggggagggattcagtcatttatccagcctgcggacacaccagcgagttcacactggggagaggccattcacctgctcgcagtgtgggaatggattcacttgttcatcccacctgcggaggcaccagcgagttcacacggcaGAGAGACCATTTACgtgtcctcagtgtgggaagggattcacttgttcatcccacctgcagacacaccagcgagttcacactggggagagaccatccagctgctctcattgtgggaagggattcactcagttatccaacctgcggaaacaccagcgagttcacactggggagacgccATTcagctgccctcagtgtggggagggattcacttgttcatccagcctgcggaggcaccagcgagttcacaccggggagagaccattcacctgctctgattgtggcaagggattcagtcaatcatccaacctggtaaagcaccagcgaattcacactggggacaggccattcacctgctccgtgtgtgggaagggattcactcagtcacctcacctgctgaaacaccatcatgttcatgagtga